In Streptomyces alboniger, the following are encoded in one genomic region:
- a CDS encoding neuraminidase-like domain-containing protein codes for MADLIILRLHPSKPIPAADFTALLNGLTIKVFDLTFADSVDGVLLGAASGLADPHVADPTNDSVNIRQTSLLQHYIDLTDPLTHIETRHLESVATAVVIADPPAAHTEYPEPAAYDIRLEVTTGSGTALTSRHLDFNIRTTSVGSLPTRQPAFFAMASSAFVPLPATGAGITPGTAHVDLPADGSPPAFAPLLTAIDLVLGDDPGPPGGSLVARDPLTPAESRYVASEIVWNRTAFPPPRPDPSLGRDPFGALYTEPPVDPGVDSEDLEKARPRFEAEQSGYYGTREAEALRLAGYVYSASAAVAQERMSSRARRAWIDVPLLVPGATGPDAQRSTAVAFTEDGGLTPAFTVPAAVFYALSATMPAQVAPEQRYDLARLSLESHTLTELATAVDAAVVTLPATPLTVSGGTPVTAAQAARRLRALGTPPGTPTELPPAAPFDGLVADWLAHTRPTATIRDDFWVPQSTAHPGVYLDLVLTAVTANHAPLIAAVKGPPHQVATVGDLAQLTDRQWRDFFLGEPPPEGRPPRTDLLPPFTRPGTPAERTEAFIRHLRTFFDVTIDSGHGGTPGAGAPPTLARSVTDAFAAFAAAYPGHAGGIDFTFAEPPDQDALHAAVADVFPDDPAAQEWLAGAVEAVGALWRLTDLQNVPGIAELRFSLVEALYARGFTSDAQVAALTAADFQYALTGSVAHPHAAAIHGRARSTAEPGTGPGPFRPVNPDGTLVDCVPPEHLSPLGAVAYLHELLQVSADSTCEHPLRPEDPHRIGALLADRRGPLGELRAQAAALTPLPTLDLVNESLEHLAAGVPGTKGGAVHDTAVGTLHGHTLGPHDPDAGPVDRPDPHTHDPATLLAAVPEHSSPATPVAEPDAYERLRADVTDPRLPYDQPLDVNRSCLGALDTTRLSTMRHFRRDITEFALDPAHEPDGFRRHQWRYPLRFEAALEYLGISQEEYDLLYSQDLNDRPGGGRPRLREVYGFTEDRTESGHWTDVVRRVPEFLARTGLDYCEFLDLWRSGYIPFHRAAPDREDEYAGFPDCLPCCPDDLVIDFGRRSAHVKDALRRLAVLIRLWRRLRALPCGALTFTELADAATVLCLFSDKGTIDPDFVRQLSSFLLLRELLCLPLYDPSADPDENAGGADRTHLLALWEGPDARAWPWAVGALLDAVDQAAERRRPALGRRPELVKVLARNLDALSVLAGFTPDVPTDTWHARPTGTLRFTEILLKVHLSDCTVGEVLFLFSDTHLGGDDPFPLQTSNESLDNPLGLPDDEDRYGLWALRRALLGAEGDPEPWTWPAIVAALADRFGYRPTTPDDALTAIGEHFFPSVLEREGWPVPAARRRFAVPLPAARTNAALWNTPPDGPLRYDTATESLWTRLPLRDGEVAAKLGSVRQLTEPEQEAVRSLQHAPDTLLAPFALLFEDFPAAVARLRAEPDEEERFTFVREEFARFYRRCELITEHLADHVREAAGQDEPPVGADEVWLLLRTLHGDENAGLTTWEDDQGKPPEATWPTAPTGGAFAALLALTGTGLLGEFSMADADPAWRETRGPLTAFGAARDRWNAPVPTVIPSLDLTLTPEQLRSVAVRNGFALRNTDGETLFGAQPFTVVWRGTLLVEEPGRYEFHAGGPTPVGEEPAPEHCPDHSWRLTLARRQKTWQLLNRGRPGEDAPDHRSGPIELRRGAYDIMIELTHDEPTFADEEDVRPRHTGFQVKYAGPDTGGRPTEVPRHRLYRDQVDAPLGECVEVAGAAAAFLRARYTGSLRDIRRTYQRAFKSVLLAHRFGLSARPLPGDPQSELGHLLDHPDTFRGTTHPRTGPDTFGTHHAWFAPDLLPVDDPFRGPSPEQDARSAPSPRRQAALFDLWERLFDYAALRAETRAARERPAWRLFRAAVQRQPDDPAQLVRHLGIDIGHAPHVLTYFALPDDYAVRTEDLESEIWALRAWRAEVFLDTLVRRFRPRRIEEARPHRWAADDPAREPDAGNDNLTAFVRNGAFDAGEPRRYDDVRRLNDGLRVRARDALVTWLTGMNRVALPHGGFATRAQDLSDLLLQDVQAGPGERASRIEDAVSCVQAFVQRARLGLEPGLTVSAELAALWDARFATLHDWRRCTERDLHRENWIEWDELRRARRIEAFAFLESELRGAKLTVAVPGGLDRWPGDRPPRHDPFTPLQQAVPSTLRMLTPGPEGLDLLGIPEAAARPAWLAPTGRPAPTPGPDLREGEPKASGSEDEESGDPGPGEGDLVRLPLWIQAAIQPGTRFVRVAAAGVPPADARPDACAPDTGTCCRACGHVHEPLVDEYYFWLQDAVEHRPVVQNADTGRDADDTSDWHDPERLPGLLDWRPVPVVHLYWTRVHRGAFQPPRRSTEAVAVDGPTARLVFQGRAADSLRFEVTGATARTGHLDPTLPGFRYDLATDSATALPLVAVPPAAEPGAFPGGLTAYPYFAYVCPGAPVEPLSPFSVALTVAGALETRCRFESALKWYELVSAPLASDNTWSRCDHHPHPDAGERPGGPATPCCPTAAADDEQARRRAVLLRWLETTLAWGDRLAARGDPESLRRAGVVHGTAARILGERPTTIRAVDAGTPCTVAEFTAAPGPLNPRLLSLYDRLSDRAALSRTSAGPARLPGGTHGADLSYFGDDPRRDGRFALTDGACACGGCADGLAGAGDTYRFDILIAKANELVGEVRGLGGALLAAYEKGDAEYLAALRATQERQLHELAVVDRQYAWREADWQVQALGKTKEGAQARLRYHQSLIADGLIGGEIGYESLTGVSMASRAAGNVSEAIAQGVGLVPDFWIGVAGIAGTPLQFNQLPLGNKLASGFSTAARILNTVGDISGTGANLSLTLAGWERRLDEWRHQVTVISIEIEQIERQILAAERRRDIVLRELNATRRQIEHAAQVQDFLRDKFTSHELYLHLQRETAGLYYRMFELAERAACRAQRAFRRERADATRTFVTRDSWENPREGLLAGERLALAVRRMEQAYLEEDRREYELTKHLSLRLDFPAAYLALRTSGHAELEVPEWLFDRDYPGHYLRRLKNVTLTVPCVTGPYSGVHCRLTLLSSRTRTDPRLTPVPLGCCRPGCSADGGCDCAGADDACRCCPPPEDRYTMRPSDPRMVRTYAATEAITTSMGQNDAGLFELNFRDNRYLPFEFAGAVGRWRIELPPETNAFDFDSLSDVILHLNYTAREGGEELRRAAAEATRCRLPGDGQRLLDVRRDLPEAWAGLSRRTTGRQGLALDLSPAMFPLVPARRVTRVDWLRVFVEAPGAAPGAALDLTFLPPQGSRLAPCERVPVHCVADGAWPGLFVGEVDLTGLASLAELTEGRPTRIGTLEFPVDPLRICDAFLLIGYGTQPRSRPPVP; via the coding sequence ATGGCCGACCTGATCATCCTGAGGCTCCACCCGAGCAAACCGATCCCGGCGGCCGATTTCACCGCCCTGCTCAACGGTCTGACGATCAAAGTCTTCGATCTGACGTTCGCCGACAGCGTCGACGGCGTCCTCCTCGGCGCCGCCTCCGGGCTGGCCGACCCTCACGTGGCCGACCCCACGAACGACTCCGTCAACATCCGGCAGACCTCGCTGCTCCAGCACTACATCGACCTCACGGACCCCCTCACCCACATCGAGACCCGCCACCTGGAGTCCGTGGCCACCGCCGTGGTGATCGCCGACCCACCCGCCGCACACACCGAATACCCCGAACCGGCCGCGTACGACATCCGTCTGGAGGTCACCACCGGCAGCGGGACGGCCCTGACCAGCCGCCACCTGGACTTCAACATCCGCACCACCTCGGTCGGCAGCCTGCCCACCCGTCAGCCGGCCTTCTTCGCGATGGCGTCGAGCGCCTTCGTACCGCTGCCCGCCACCGGCGCCGGCATCACGCCGGGCACTGCCCACGTCGACCTGCCCGCCGACGGATCGCCGCCCGCGTTCGCCCCGCTTCTCACGGCGATCGACCTGGTCCTCGGCGATGACCCCGGCCCGCCCGGCGGCAGCCTGGTCGCCCGCGACCCGCTCACCCCCGCCGAGAGCAGGTACGTGGCATCCGAGATCGTGTGGAACCGCACGGCCTTCCCGCCGCCCCGGCCCGACCCCTCCCTGGGCCGAGACCCCTTCGGCGCGCTCTACACCGAACCACCCGTCGACCCCGGCGTCGACAGCGAGGACCTGGAGAAGGCCAGGCCCCGCTTCGAGGCCGAGCAGAGCGGCTACTACGGCACCCGCGAGGCCGAGGCGCTGCGCCTGGCCGGGTACGTCTACTCCGCCTCGGCCGCCGTCGCCCAGGAGCGGATGAGCAGCCGGGCGCGCCGCGCCTGGATCGACGTACCGCTGCTCGTCCCCGGCGCCACCGGCCCCGATGCGCAGCGCTCGACCGCCGTGGCGTTCACCGAGGACGGCGGGCTCACCCCCGCGTTCACCGTCCCGGCGGCTGTCTTCTACGCGCTGTCGGCGACCATGCCCGCCCAGGTCGCCCCGGAACAGCGCTACGACCTGGCCCGCCTCTCCCTGGAGAGCCATACGCTCACCGAGCTGGCTACCGCCGTGGACGCCGCGGTCGTCACCCTGCCCGCCACCCCGCTGACCGTTTCCGGCGGCACACCGGTCACCGCGGCTCAGGCCGCCCGGCGGCTGCGGGCGCTGGGCACCCCGCCCGGCACCCCGACCGAACTGCCGCCGGCCGCGCCCTTCGACGGCCTGGTCGCCGACTGGCTCGCCCACACCCGGCCGACCGCAACGATCCGCGACGACTTCTGGGTGCCCCAGTCCACCGCGCACCCCGGCGTCTACCTGGACCTGGTGCTCACCGCCGTGACGGCGAACCACGCCCCGCTCATCGCGGCTGTCAAAGGGCCGCCGCACCAAGTGGCCACCGTTGGTGACCTGGCACAGCTCACCGACCGGCAGTGGCGCGACTTCTTCCTCGGCGAGCCGCCGCCCGAGGGCCGGCCACCGCGCACCGACCTGCTGCCCCCGTTCACCCGGCCCGGCACCCCGGCCGAGCGGACCGAGGCGTTCATCCGCCATCTGCGGACGTTCTTCGACGTGACGATCGACTCCGGGCACGGCGGGACGCCCGGTGCCGGAGCGCCCCCGACGCTGGCGCGGTCCGTGACCGACGCGTTCGCGGCGTTCGCCGCCGCTTACCCCGGCCATGCGGGCGGCATCGACTTCACCTTCGCCGAACCGCCCGACCAGGACGCCCTGCACGCGGCGGTGGCCGACGTCTTCCCCGACGACCCGGCCGCCCAGGAGTGGCTCGCCGGTGCCGTCGAGGCCGTCGGCGCGCTGTGGCGGCTGACGGATCTCCAGAACGTCCCCGGCATCGCCGAGCTGAGGTTCTCCCTCGTGGAGGCGTTGTACGCACGGGGGTTCACCAGCGACGCCCAGGTCGCGGCCCTCACCGCGGCCGACTTCCAGTACGCCCTGACCGGCAGCGTCGCCCACCCGCACGCGGCGGCGATCCACGGCCGGGCCCGGAGCACGGCCGAGCCCGGGACGGGCCCGGGGCCCTTCCGGCCCGTCAACCCTGACGGCACGCTCGTGGACTGCGTGCCACCGGAGCACCTCTCGCCGCTCGGCGCCGTGGCCTACCTGCACGAACTGCTCCAGGTGTCCGCCGACTCGACCTGCGAGCATCCGCTGCGACCGGAGGATCCCCACCGCATCGGAGCCCTGCTGGCCGACCGGCGCGGACCGCTCGGCGAACTGCGCGCCCAGGCTGCCGCGTTGACCCCACTGCCGACGCTCGACCTGGTCAACGAGAGCCTGGAGCACCTGGCCGCCGGCGTCCCCGGGACCAAGGGCGGCGCCGTCCACGACACCGCCGTAGGAACACTGCACGGCCACACACTGGGCCCGCACGACCCGGACGCCGGTCCGGTGGACCGGCCGGACCCGCACACGCACGATCCGGCGACGCTGCTGGCCGCGGTCCCCGAGCACTCCTCGCCCGCGACCCCGGTGGCCGAGCCGGACGCCTACGAGCGGCTGCGCGCCGATGTCACCGACCCCCGTCTGCCCTACGACCAGCCCCTCGACGTGAACCGCTCCTGCCTCGGCGCGCTGGACACCACCCGACTGTCGACGATGCGTCACTTCCGGCGCGACATCACGGAGTTCGCTCTCGACCCGGCCCACGAGCCGGACGGCTTCCGGCGTCACCAGTGGCGCTACCCGCTGCGCTTCGAGGCCGCTCTGGAGTACCTCGGCATCTCGCAGGAGGAGTACGACCTCCTGTACTCCCAAGACCTGAACGACCGCCCGGGCGGCGGGCGGCCCAGGCTGCGCGAGGTGTACGGCTTCACCGAGGACAGGACCGAGTCGGGCCACTGGACCGACGTCGTGCGCAGGGTGCCGGAGTTCCTCGCCAGGACCGGCCTGGACTACTGCGAGTTCCTCGACCTGTGGCGCTCCGGATACATCCCCTTCCACCGCGCCGCGCCGGACCGCGAGGACGAGTACGCGGGCTTCCCCGACTGCCTGCCCTGCTGCCCCGACGACCTGGTCATCGACTTCGGGCGCAGGTCCGCGCACGTCAAGGACGCGCTGCGCCGCCTCGCGGTCCTCATCCGGCTCTGGCGCCGCCTGCGGGCCCTGCCGTGCGGCGCGCTCACCTTCACCGAACTCGCCGACGCGGCAACGGTGTTGTGCCTGTTCTCGGACAAGGGCACGATCGACCCCGACTTCGTCCGGCAGCTGTCGTCCTTCCTGCTGCTGCGCGAACTGCTGTGCCTTCCGCTGTACGACCCCTCGGCGGACCCCGACGAGAACGCCGGCGGCGCCGATCGCACCCATCTGCTCGCCCTGTGGGAGGGGCCCGACGCGCGCGCGTGGCCGTGGGCCGTCGGCGCCCTCCTCGACGCCGTCGACCAGGCCGCCGAACGCCGACGCCCGGCACTGGGCCGCAGGCCCGAACTGGTCAAGGTACTGGCCCGCAACCTCGATGCGCTGTCCGTGCTGGCCGGCTTCACCCCGGACGTACCCACCGACACCTGGCACGCCCGCCCCACCGGCACCCTCCGCTTCACGGAGATCCTGCTGAAGGTCCACCTGTCCGACTGCACCGTCGGCGAGGTGCTGTTCCTGTTCTCCGACACCCACCTCGGCGGCGACGACCCCTTCCCGCTCCAGACCTCCAACGAGTCCCTGGACAATCCGCTCGGCCTGCCCGACGACGAGGACCGGTACGGGCTGTGGGCGCTGCGCCGGGCCCTGCTCGGCGCGGAGGGCGACCCGGAGCCGTGGACCTGGCCCGCCATCGTCGCCGCCCTCGCCGACCGCTTCGGCTACCGCCCCACCACTCCGGACGACGCGCTCACCGCGATCGGCGAGCACTTCTTCCCGTCCGTGCTGGAACGCGAGGGCTGGCCCGTCCCCGCCGCCCGCCGCCGCTTCGCGGTGCCCCTCCCGGCCGCCCGGACCAACGCCGCCCTGTGGAACACCCCACCCGACGGCCCGCTGCGCTACGACACCGCCACCGAGTCCCTGTGGACCCGGCTGCCCCTGCGGGACGGCGAGGTCGCGGCGAAACTCGGCTCCGTGCGACAGCTCACCGAGCCGGAACAGGAGGCGGTGCGCTCCCTCCAGCACGCGCCCGACACGCTGCTGGCCCCCTTCGCGCTGCTCTTCGAGGACTTCCCTGCCGCGGTGGCCCGACTGCGCGCCGAGCCCGACGAGGAAGAGCGCTTCACCTTCGTACGCGAGGAGTTCGCGCGATTCTACCGGCGCTGCGAACTGATCACCGAGCATCTCGCCGACCATGTACGTGAGGCGGCAGGACAGGACGAGCCGCCGGTCGGCGCCGACGAGGTGTGGCTGCTGCTGCGGACCCTGCACGGCGACGAGAACGCCGGGCTCACCACCTGGGAGGACGACCAGGGCAAGCCGCCCGAGGCCACCTGGCCCACCGCCCCGACGGGCGGCGCGTTCGCGGCGCTGCTCGCACTGACCGGCACCGGACTGCTCGGCGAGTTCAGCATGGCCGACGCCGATCCCGCCTGGCGCGAGACGCGCGGCCCGCTCACCGCGTTCGGCGCCGCCCGGGACCGCTGGAACGCGCCCGTTCCCACCGTCATCCCCTCCCTGGACCTCACCCTCACCCCCGAGCAACTGCGCTCCGTCGCCGTCCGCAACGGCTTCGCGCTGCGCAACACCGACGGCGAAACTCTGTTCGGCGCGCAGCCGTTCACCGTCGTCTGGCGCGGCACCCTCCTCGTCGAGGAACCGGGACGCTACGAGTTCCACGCGGGCGGCCCCACCCCCGTGGGAGAGGAACCCGCCCCCGAGCACTGCCCCGACCACAGCTGGCGCCTCACCCTGGCCCGCCGCCAGAAGACCTGGCAGCTGCTCAACCGGGGCCGCCCCGGCGAGGACGCTCCCGACCACCGCTCCGGACCGATCGAACTGCGCCGGGGCGCCTACGACATCATGATCGAACTCACCCATGACGAACCGACGTTCGCCGATGAGGAGGACGTCCGGCCCCGGCACACCGGGTTCCAGGTCAAATACGCCGGCCCCGACACCGGGGGGCGTCCGACCGAGGTCCCCCGCCACCGCCTCTACCGCGACCAGGTCGACGCCCCCCTCGGGGAGTGCGTCGAGGTGGCGGGAGCGGCCGCCGCGTTCCTGCGCGCCCGCTACACCGGCAGCCTGCGCGACATCCGCCGCACCTACCAGCGTGCCTTCAAGTCCGTCCTGCTGGCCCACCGCTTCGGCCTGTCCGCCCGGCCGCTGCCCGGCGACCCGCAGTCCGAGCTGGGCCACCTCCTCGACCACCCGGACACCTTCCGCGGCACCACCCACCCAAGGACGGGGCCGGACACCTTCGGCACCCATCACGCGTGGTTCGCCCCCGACCTGCTGCCCGTCGACGACCCCTTCCGCGGCCCGTCACCCGAGCAGGACGCCCGCAGTGCCCCGAGCCCCCGGCGGCAGGCCGCTCTGTTCGATCTGTGGGAGCGGTTGTTCGACTACGCGGCGCTGCGGGCCGAGACCCGGGCCGCCCGCGAGCGGCCCGCCTGGCGGCTGTTCCGCGCGGCGGTCCAGCGCCAGCCCGACGACCCGGCGCAGCTGGTACGCCACCTCGGCATCGACATCGGCCACGCCCCGCACGTCCTCACCTACTTCGCCCTGCCCGATGACTACGCCGTACGCACCGAGGACCTGGAGTCGGAGATCTGGGCGCTGCGGGCCTGGCGCGCCGAGGTCTTCCTCGACACGCTGGTACGCCGCTTCCGCCCCCGCCGGATCGAGGAGGCGCGCCCGCACCGCTGGGCCGCCGACGACCCGGCGCGGGAGCCGGACGCGGGCAACGACAACCTCACGGCGTTCGTCCGCAACGGCGCCTTCGACGCGGGCGAGCCGCGCCGGTACGACGACGTCCGCCGGCTCAACGACGGACTGCGCGTACGCGCCCGTGACGCGCTGGTGACCTGGCTGACCGGCATGAACCGCGTCGCCCTGCCCCACGGTGGCTTCGCCACCCGGGCCCAGGACCTCAGCGACCTGCTCCTCCAGGACGTGCAGGCCGGACCCGGCGAGCGGGCGAGCCGCATCGAGGACGCCGTCAGCTGCGTCCAGGCCTTCGTCCAGCGCGCCCGCCTCGGGCTGGAGCCCGGGCTCACCGTCTCCGCGGAGCTGGCCGCGCTCTGGGACGCCCGCTTCGCCACCTTGCACGACTGGCGGCGCTGCACGGAACGGGACCTGCACCGGGAGAACTGGATCGAGTGGGACGAGCTGCGGCGGGCCCGCCGTATCGAGGCGTTCGCGTTCCTGGAGTCGGAGCTGCGCGGCGCCAAGCTCACCGTCGCCGTCCCCGGTGGCCTGGACCGATGGCCCGGCGACCGGCCCCCGCGCCACGACCCGTTCACCCCGCTCCAGCAGGCGGTGCCCTCGACCCTGCGGATGCTCACGCCCGGCCCGGAGGGCCTTGACCTGCTCGGCATCCCGGAGGCCGCCGCGCGCCCGGCCTGGCTCGCCCCCACGGGACGGCCTGCGCCCACGCCAGGACCGGACCTCAGGGAGGGCGAGCCGAAGGCGTCCGGCTCGGAAGACGAAGAGTCGGGCGACCCGGGCCCGGGGGAGGGGGACCTCGTACGCCTGCCCCTGTGGATCCAGGCCGCGATCCAGCCGGGCACCCGTTTCGTCCGGGTTGCCGCCGCCGGTGTCCCGCCGGCCGACGCCCGCCCGGACGCCTGTGCGCCGGACACCGGGACCTGCTGCCGGGCCTGCGGCCACGTCCACGAACCCCTCGTCGACGAGTACTACTTCTGGCTCCAGGACGCGGTCGAGCACCGCCCTGTCGTCCAGAACGCCGACACCGGCAGGGACGCCGACGACACCTCCGACTGGCACGACCCGGAACGCCTGCCCGGCCTCCTCGACTGGCGGCCCGTCCCCGTCGTCCACCTGTACTGGACCCGGGTCCACCGGGGCGCCTTCCAGCCGCCGCGCCGCTCCACCGAGGCCGTGGCCGTCGACGGCCCCACCGCGCGACTGGTGTTCCAGGGGCGCGCGGCCGACTCGCTGCGCTTCGAGGTCACCGGCGCCACCGCGCGCACCGGCCACCTCGATCCCACCCTGCCCGGCTTCCGCTACGACCTGGCCACCGACTCCGCGACCGCCCTGCCCCTGGTCGCCGTGCCGCCCGCCGCGGAACCCGGTGCGTTCCCCGGCGGCCTGACCGCCTACCCGTACTTCGCGTACGTGTGCCCGGGCGCCCCGGTCGAACCGCTCTCCCCGTTCTCCGTGGCCCTGACGGTCGCCGGGGCACTGGAGACACGCTGCCGCTTCGAGTCCGCGCTGAAGTGGTACGAGCTGGTCAGCGCCCCCCTCGCCAGTGACAACACCTGGTCCCGCTGCGACCACCACCCGCACCCGGACGCGGGGGAACGGCCGGGCGGGCCGGCCACCCCGTGCTGCCCGACCGCCGCCGCCGACGACGAGCAGGCGCGCCGCCGTGCCGTCCTGCTGCGCTGGCTGGAGACCACTTTGGCCTGGGGCGACCGGCTGGCCGCCCGGGGCGATCCGGAGTCCCTGCGGCGGGCCGGCGTCGTCCACGGCACCGCTGCCCGGATCCTGGGCGAGCGGCCCACCACGATCCGGGCCGTCGACGCCGGAACACCGTGCACCGTCGCCGAGTTCACCGCCGCGCCCGGCCCGCTCAACCCGCGGCTGCTGTCCCTGTACGACCGCCTCTCCGACCGGGCCGCGCTGTCGCGCACCAGCGCGGGCCCGGCACGGCTGCCCGGCGGCACGCACGGCGCCGATCTGTCGTACTTCGGCGACGACCCCCGGCGGGACGGCCGGTTCGCCCTCACCGACGGCGCCTGTGCCTGCGGCGGCTGTGCCGACGGCCTCGCCGGAGCCGGTGACACGTACCGCTTCGACATCCTGATCGCCAAGGCGAACGAACTGGTCGGCGAGGTACGCGGACTGGGCGGTGCGCTGCTGGCCGCGTACGAGAAGGGCGACGCGGAGTACCTGGCGGCGTTGCGCGCCACCCAGGAGCGGCAACTGCACGAACTCGCCGTCGTCGACAGGCAGTACGCGTGGCGGGAGGCCGACTGGCAGGTGCAGGCGCTCGGCAAGACCAAAGAGGGCGCCCAGGCCAGGCTCCGCTACCACCAGAGCCTCATCGCCGACGGCCTGATCGGCGGCGAGATCGGCTACGAGTCGCTGACGGGCGTCTCGATGGCCTCCCGCGCCGCGGGCAACGTCTCCGAGGCGATCGCCCAGGGCGTCGGACTGGTGCCGGACTTCTGGATCGGCGTGGCCGGAATCGCCGGTACCCCGCTCCAGTTCAACCAACTGCCGCTGGGCAACAAGCTGGCCTCCGGATTCAGCACCGCCGCCCGCATCCTCAACACCGTGGGAGACATCTCGGGCACCGGCGCCAACCTCAGCCTCACGCTGGCCGGCTGGGAGCGCCGTCTCGACGAGTGGCGCCACCAGGTCACCGTCATCAGCATCGAGATCGAGCAGATCGAGCGGCAGATCCTGGCGGCGGAACGCAGGCGCGACATCGTGCTGCGCGAACTCAACGCGACCCGCCGGCAGATCGAGCACGCGGCCCAGGTCCAGGACTTCCTGCGGGACAAGTTCACCAGCCACGAGCTGTACCTGCACCTCCAGCGGGAGACGGCCGGCCTCTACTACCGCATGTTCGAGCTGGCCGAGCGCGCCGCCTGCCGTGCCCAGCGCGCCTTCCGGCGCGAACGGGCCGATGCCACGCGGACGTTCGTGACCCGCGACAGCTGGGAGAACCCACGCGAGGGGCTGCTCGCGGGCGAGCGGCTGGCCCTGGCGGTGCGCCGGATGGAACAGGCCTACCTGGAGGAGGACCGCCGCGAGTACGAGCTGACCAAGCACCTGTCGCTACGGCTGGACTTCCCCGCCGCCTACCTGGCGCTGCGCACCAGTGGTCACGCGGAGCTGGAGGTGCCGGAGTGGCTGTTCGACCGGGACTACCCCGGGCACTATCTGCGCCGGCTCAAGAACGTCACCTTGACGGTGCCCTGCGTCACCGGTCCCTACTCCGGGGTGCATTGCCGGTTGACCCTGCTCAGCAGCCGTACCCGAACCGATCCCCGGCTGACCCCGGTACCGCTCGGCTGCTGTCGGCCCGGCTGCTCCGCGGACGGCGGGTGCGACTGCGCCGGTGCCGACGACGCCTGCCGGTGCTGCCCGCCCCCCGAGGACCGCTACACGATGCGGCCATCGGATCCACGCATGGTGCGAACCTACGCGGCGACCGAGGCGATCACGACCTCCATGGGGCAGAACGACGCCGGGCTGTTCGAGCTGAACTTCCGCGACAACCGCTACCTGCCGTTCGAGTTCGCGGGCGCTGTCGGCCGCTGGCGGATCGAACTGCCGCCGGAGACCAACGCGTTCGACTTCGACTCGCTCTCCGACGTGATCCTGCACCTCAACTACACGGCTCGCGAGGGCGGCGAGGAACTGCGCCGGGCCGCCGCCGAGGCGACCCGCTGCCGACTGCCGGGCGACGGGCAGCGGCTGCTGGACGTACGACGAGACCTGCCCGAGGCGTGGGCGGGCCTGTCCCGGCGCACGACGGGACGGCAGGGGCTGGCACTCGACCTGTCGCCCGCGATGTTCCCGCTCGTCCCCGCCCGCCGGGTCACCCGTGTCGACTGGCTGCGCGTCTTCGTCGAAGCACCGGGCGCCGCGCCGGGCGCCGCTCTGGACCTGACGTTTCTGCCCCCACAGGGCTCACGCCTCGCCCCCTGCGAACGAGTGCCAGTGCACTGCGTCGCTGACGGAGCCTGGCCGGGCCTGTTCGTCGGCGAGGTCGACCTGACCGGACTCGCATCCCTCGCCGAGCTGACCGAAGGCAGGCCGACGCGGATCGGCACCCTCGAGTTCCCGGTCGATCCACTACGGATCTGTGACGCCTTCCTGCTCATCGGCTACGGCACACAACCGCGTTCGCGTCCTCCTGTGCCCTGA
- a CDS encoding EF-hand domain-containing protein yields the protein MNGNAHERTRTRFDMLDANGDGQLQRQDFQLLADRVIASQDEPLDSAKAQQARSAHEAYWQGLLDHADTNGDGIVSFEEYAAAVRDSGAQDRFIRPYARAMVNLCDRDDDGRVERADYLAYMAAVGFAPDRAASMFDQLDRAGEGNIRADAWAEVICRYYGSPAEDAVADQLIGSPS from the coding sequence ATGAACGGCAACGCCCACGAGCGCACCCGGACCCGGTTCGACATGCTTGACGCCAACGGCGACGGCCAGCTGCAACGGCAGGACTTCCAGCTGCTGGCCGATCGCGTGATCGCCAGCCAGGACGAACCCCTCGACTCGGCGAAGGCACAGCAGGCCCGCTCGGCACACGAGGCTTACTGGCAGGGCCTGCTCGACCATGCGGACACGAACGGCGACGGGATCGTGAGCTTCGAGGAGTACGCGGCCGCCGTGCGGGACAGCGGCGCGCAGGACCGGTTCATCCGGCCTTACGCCCGGGCGATGGTGAACCTGTGCGACCGCGATGACGACGGCCGGGTCGAGCGTGCCGACTACCTGGCGTACATGGCCGCCGTAGGGTTCGCCCCGGATCGCGCCGCGTCGATGTTCGACCAGCTCGACCGGGCCGGCGAGGGAAACATCAGGGCCGACGCGTGGGCGGAGGTCATCTGCCGGTACTACGGCAGCCCGGCCGAGGACGCCGTGGCCGACCAACTCATCGGATCGCCCTCGTGA